Proteins co-encoded in one Listeria ivanovii subsp. ivanovii genomic window:
- a CDS encoding helix-turn-helix domain-containing protein: MQNVGDTLKFIRKSKSLTQKEACSEALSRSNYQKIENNKIMPSIDRFIQILLNFNMTLEEFEFVKRDFTPSPKENILYLYSKILTSSETDILTDVISKCEDYLKEHPTDIFISDVKASLEGILLAEKEHDFKLAREKVAYIWERLSKSGELFWNDIMVLRNIFFIFENETAQHIVNRLIVQLKKYRYLYPTLSIEISLHVNRATYLILDEKYELALYFIEKSIKIAKQNHYYIQFCMAVAKKGIVLYKLGEKEAGKVFMQRALRVAKVLEEERILSGIKDEINYFLHDDIEQLSLNEATKINL; the protein is encoded by the coding sequence ATGCAAAATGTCGGTGATACGTTAAAATTCATTCGAAAAAGTAAGAGCTTAACACAAAAAGAAGCTTGCTCTGAAGCACTAAGTCGTTCTAATTACCAAAAGATTGAGAATAATAAGATCATGCCGAGTATAGACCGTTTTATTCAAATCTTACTTAATTTTAATATGACACTAGAAGAATTTGAGTTCGTTAAGCGTGATTTTACACCTTCTCCAAAAGAAAATATCCTTTACTTATACTCCAAGATTCTCACTTCTTCAGAAACAGATATTCTCACAGATGTTATTTCCAAATGCGAGGATTACTTAAAAGAACACCCAACTGATATCTTTATTTCAGATGTGAAAGCTTCTCTTGAAGGTATTTTGCTTGCCGAAAAAGAACATGATTTCAAATTAGCTCGAGAAAAAGTAGCTTACATTTGGGAAAGGTTATCCAAATCAGGTGAATTATTTTGGAATGATATTATGGTCTTAAGAAATATTTTCTTTATTTTTGAAAATGAAACCGCTCAACATATTGTCAATCGATTAATTGTTCAACTTAAGAAATATCGCTATTTATACCCAACTCTTTCGATTGAGATTTCCCTTCACGTCAATCGCGCCACTTACTTAATTTTAGATGAAAAGTATGAACTTGCCTTATACTTTATCGAAAAGTCCATTAAAATAGCTAAGCAAAATCACTACTATATCCAGTTTTGTATGGCTGTAGCTAAAAAAGGCATTGTGCTGTATAAATTAGGGGAAAAGGAGGCTGGAAAAGTATTTATGCAACGGGCGCTTCGAGTTGCTAAAGTCCTTGAAGAAGAGCGGATTTTAAGTGGCATTAAAGATGAAATTAATTATTTCCTGCATGATGATATTGAGCAGCTTTCCTTAAATGAAGCAACAAAGATTAATTTATAA
- a CDS encoding alpha/beta hydrolase, translating into MKITPPQPFLFEKGPRAVLLLHGFTGSSADVRILGRFLQENNYTCYAPQYRGHGVSPDLLLQTGPKEWWEDVLAAYDHLKSLGYKEIAVAGLSLGALFSLKLGFSKPLKGIIAMSTPTRMDSSSPIIQGFLEYVRNYKKLEGKTPEQIDSEMLAYKDAPMNTIAKLKDEINGVAAEMDMIYAPIMVVQGEKDDMVDVSGAQLIYDTVESTEKELHWFKNSGHVITLDKERKEVNQAILTFLDSLDWQE; encoded by the coding sequence ATGAAAATAACACCACCACAACCATTTTTATTCGAAAAAGGTCCTCGAGCAGTATTGCTTTTACACGGATTTACAGGAAGCTCAGCGGATGTTAGAATTCTAGGTAGGTTTTTACAAGAAAATAATTACACATGTTATGCACCTCAATACAGAGGTCACGGTGTGTCACCAGATTTATTATTACAAACAGGCCCGAAAGAATGGTGGGAAGATGTTCTTGCAGCATATGACCACTTAAAGTCGCTTGGTTATAAAGAAATAGCTGTGGCTGGACTTTCACTAGGGGCACTTTTTTCATTAAAATTAGGTTTTTCTAAGCCATTAAAGGGAATTATAGCCATGAGCACTCCTACAAGAATGGACAGCTCATCGCCAATCATTCAAGGCTTTTTGGAGTATGTTCGTAATTATAAAAAATTAGAAGGTAAAACACCAGAACAAATTGATAGTGAAATGTTGGCATACAAAGACGCGCCAATGAATACCATTGCAAAACTAAAAGATGAAATAAATGGTGTGGCTGCTGAAATGGATATGATTTATGCCCCAATTATGGTTGTTCAAGGGGAAAAAGATGATATGGTCGATGTAAGCGGAGCACAGTTAATTTATGATACAGTAGAGTCAACAGAAAAAGAATTACATTGGTTCAAAAATTCTGGTCATGTAATAACACTAGATAAAGAACGAAAAGAAGTAAATCAAGCTATTTTAACCTTTTTAGATAGTCTAGACTGGCAAGAATAA
- the secG gene encoding preprotein translocase subunit SecG, whose amino-acid sequence MSTVLTVLLIIVSVLLITVIILQPGKSAGLSGAISGGAEQLFGKQKARGLELILHRTTIVLSIVFFVILIALAYFVQ is encoded by the coding sequence ATGAGTACAGTTTTAACGGTCTTACTTATCATCGTATCAGTACTGTTAATTACAGTTATCATACTTCAACCAGGTAAAAGTGCTGGCCTATCCGGCGCCATCTCTGGTGGAGCTGAGCAATTATTCGGTAAACAAAAAGCAAGAGGACTAGAACTTATTCTACATCGTACAACCATCGTTCTATCCATTGTTTTCTTCGTAATACTAATTGCACTGGCATACTTTGTACAGTAA
- the tpiA gene encoding triose-phosphate isomerase, with the protein MRKPIIAGNWKMNKTAAKAGQFAEDVKNNVPSSDAVESVVAAPALFLQELVRLTEGTNLRVSAQNCYFEDEGAFTGEISPFALADLGVSYVIIGHSERREYFHETDEDINKKAHAIFKHGMTPIICCGETLDQREAGQTDTWVRGQIRAALAGLTEEQVIKSVIAYEPIWAIGTGKSSTSADANETCAVIRAEVADAVSQKAADAVRIQYGGSVKPENIADYLAESDIDGALVGGASLEPESFLALLEAVK; encoded by the coding sequence ATGCGTAAACCAATTATTGCTGGTAACTGGAAAATGAACAAAACGGCTGCAAAAGCTGGACAATTTGCAGAAGACGTAAAAAATAATGTACCTTCAAGCGATGCTGTTGAATCAGTAGTTGCTGCACCGGCTTTATTTTTACAAGAATTAGTTCGTCTTACTGAAGGAACTAATCTACGTGTTTCTGCACAAAACTGTTATTTCGAGGACGAAGGTGCTTTCACAGGCGAAATTAGCCCGTTTGCACTTGCTGATTTAGGTGTTTCTTATGTGATTATCGGACACTCTGAACGACGTGAGTATTTCCACGAAACAGACGAAGATATCAACAAAAAAGCACACGCAATCTTCAAACATGGCATGACACCAATCATTTGTTGTGGTGAAACACTTGATCAACGTGAAGCTGGTCAAACTGATACTTGGGTTCGCGGTCAAATCCGTGCAGCACTTGCTGGATTAACGGAAGAACAAGTAATCAAATCTGTTATTGCTTATGAACCAATCTGGGCAATCGGTACTGGAAAATCTTCCACAAGTGCTGATGCAAACGAAACTTGTGCAGTTATTCGTGCCGAAGTTGCAGATGCTGTATCTCAAAAAGCAGCAGACGCAGTTCGTATTCAATACGGCGGTAGCGTAAAACCTGAAAACATTGCTGATTATCTTGCAGAGTCCGATATTGACGGAGCTCTTGTAGGTGGAGCAAGCTTAGAACCAGAATCGTTCTTAGCATTATTGGAGGCAGTAAAATAA
- a CDS encoding alpha/beta hydrolase has protein sequence MSADRSFTLKAGNRAVLLLHGFAGTTEDVRELGEILAENGYTVHAPNFRGHGDEPAIFLKTTPEMWYEDAVAGYRQLEKDGYNEIAIVGVAMGGVFALKMAESFSPKAIVPLCANVNRKMRYIPIENYLTKQLKKQGIVEQEADNMLKNYLPEIDIMTEARASFYKNVARDIEKIHVPTMIGQGCQDEEIDADNANYIFKHIHTDDKQLCFYAGSGHDIVNDCEKDILEEDLIYFLDDLVWLEEKVV, from the coding sequence ATGAGTGCGGATCGTAGCTTTACGTTAAAAGCGGGAAATCGTGCTGTTTTGCTCTTGCATGGCTTTGCAGGGACTACAGAAGACGTAAGAGAACTTGGAGAAATTCTAGCAGAAAATGGGTACACAGTACATGCGCCAAATTTTAGGGGGCACGGGGATGAACCCGCTATTTTCTTGAAAACAACACCGGAAATGTGGTATGAAGATGCGGTGGCTGGATATCGTCAACTTGAAAAAGATGGATATAATGAAATTGCAATTGTCGGAGTGGCTATGGGTGGTGTTTTTGCACTCAAAATGGCAGAATCATTTTCACCAAAAGCGATTGTTCCACTATGCGCCAATGTGAACCGCAAAATGCGTTATATTCCAATCGAAAACTATTTAACTAAACAATTAAAGAAACAAGGTATAGTAGAACAAGAAGCCGATAATATGTTGAAAAATTACCTTCCTGAGATTGACATTATGACGGAAGCACGTGCTAGTTTTTACAAAAATGTTGCAAGAGATATCGAGAAAATTCACGTTCCAACTATGATCGGTCAGGGCTGCCAAGATGAAGAAATCGATGCAGATAACGCCAATTATATTTTCAAACACATTCACACAGACGATAAACAGTTGTGTTTCTATGCAGGATCAGGTCATGATATTGTCAATGACTGTGAAAAAGATATTTTAGAAGAAGATTTAATCTACTTCTTGGACGATTTAGTTTGGCTAGAGGAAAAAGTTGTTTAA
- the eno gene encoding phosphopyruvate hydratase, which translates to MSIITEVYAREVLDSRGNPTVEVEVYTEAGAFGRALVPSGASTGEYEAVELRDGDKSRYLGKGVLKAVENVNDIIADKIIGFDVTDQIGIDKAMIELDGTPNKGKLGANAILGVSLAAARAAADELGVHLYEYLGGVNGKVLPVPMMNILNGGEHADNNVDVQEFMVMPVGAPNFKEALRMGAEILHALKAVLKGKGLNTGVGDEGGFAPNLKSNEEALETIMQAIKDAGYKPGEEVKLAMDAASSEFYNRETGKYELKGEGVTRTSEEMVTWYEEMITKYPIISIEDGLDENDWDGFKLLTERIGDRVQLVGDDLFVTNTTKLKEGIEKGIANSILIKVNQIGTLTETLDAIEMAKRAGYTAVVSHRSGETEDSTIADIAVATNAGQIKTGAPTRTDRVAKYNQLLRIEDNLADLAEYHGNDTFYNLKK; encoded by the coding sequence ATGTCTATTATTACTGAAGTTTATGCTCGCGAAGTCTTAGATTCCCGCGGTAACCCAACTGTTGAGGTTGAAGTTTATACTGAAGCTGGTGCGTTTGGTCGTGCTTTAGTTCCAAGTGGTGCTTCAACTGGTGAATACGAAGCTGTAGAATTACGCGATGGCGACAAATCTCGTTACCTTGGAAAAGGTGTTTTAAAAGCTGTTGAAAACGTAAACGATATTATTGCTGACAAAATTATCGGTTTTGACGTAACTGACCAAATCGGAATTGACAAAGCAATGATCGAACTTGATGGTACACCTAACAAAGGTAAATTAGGTGCTAACGCTATTCTTGGTGTTTCTTTAGCTGCTGCTCGTGCTGCTGCTGACGAACTTGGCGTACATTTATATGAATATCTTGGTGGAGTGAACGGTAAAGTTCTTCCAGTTCCAATGATGAACATCCTTAACGGCGGAGAACATGCTGATAACAATGTCGACGTTCAAGAATTCATGGTAATGCCTGTTGGCGCTCCTAACTTTAAAGAAGCATTACGTATGGGTGCTGAAATTCTGCACGCACTTAAAGCTGTACTTAAAGGTAAAGGCTTAAACACTGGTGTTGGTGATGAAGGTGGATTCGCTCCAAACCTTAAATCCAATGAAGAAGCGCTTGAAACAATCATGCAAGCAATTAAAGATGCTGGTTACAAACCTGGCGAAGAAGTTAAACTTGCGATGGATGCTGCATCAAGTGAGTTCTATAACCGCGAAACTGGTAAATATGAACTTAAAGGTGAAGGTGTAACTCGTACTTCTGAAGAAATGGTAACTTGGTATGAAGAAATGATTACTAAATACCCAATCATCTCTATTGAAGATGGCCTAGACGAAAATGACTGGGACGGATTCAAACTACTTACAGAACGTATTGGTGATCGCGTTCAATTAGTAGGTGACGATCTATTTGTAACTAACACAACTAAACTTAAAGAAGGTATCGAAAAAGGTATCGCTAACTCCATCCTAATCAAAGTTAACCAAATTGGTACTTTGACTGAAACATTGGATGCTATTGAAATGGCTAAACGCGCTGGCTACACTGCAGTTGTTTCCCACCGTTCTGGTGAAACAGAAGATTCCACAATCGCTGACATTGCAGTAGCTACAAACGCTGGTCAAATCAAAACAGGTGCACCTACTCGTACTGACCGTGTTGCAAAATATAACCAATTACTCCGCATCGAAGACAATTTGGCTGATCTTGCTGAATATCATGGTAACGACACTTTCTACAACTTAAAAAAATAA
- the rnr gene encoding ribonuclease R yields the protein MEQKQMEEKIINLLTETPNKTFALEDLEIEIALNNADDFKLMVKSLVKLEDSGTIVRSRKNRYALPEKMDLVKGTFRAHERGFGFVLPEEKELDDIFIPPNEVKDAMNGDLVFATITKRKGDNLAEGTIKKIVERKTTQIVGTYMEDLTGTPIVIPDDKRLFGEVEIDLEDGLKPVDGHKVIVELTEYATGNARARGVVKSIIGHRNDPGVDILSIIHKHGISIAFPEEVMEQVSKAPDVVDSSDIGNRRDLRDQVIITIDGADAKDLDDAVTVQQLPNGNWKLGVHIADVTHYVTEGSPLDIEAQDRGTSVYLVDRVIPMLPHKLSNGICSLNPQVDRFTMSCEMEIDADGHVVKHEIFESIIKTTERMTYTDVNDILVEKDEALREKYAAIVPMLEAMQNLAEILRTKREKRGAIDFDFKEARVVVDEDGHPEAVVMRERSAGEHLIEEFMLAANETVAEHFHWMDVPFIYRIHEDPKEDKLARFFEFITNFGLIVKGTANDIHPAALQQVLEEVKGKPEEMVVSTVMLRSMQQAKYDTVSAGHFGLSTDFYTHFTSPIRRYPDLIVHRLIREYLINGDVRPETLEKRAEELPEIAEHSSKMERRAVEAERETDELKKTEFMVDKVGERFIGIISSVTNFGLFIELPTTIEGLVHVSAMKGDYFKFHQNQLAMIGERTGQIYRIGDEVEVEVTKVDVDAREIDFALRSEGKPGPVSEKQKRQREKPIDKTRNIKSGTKNNRNKRRTGESEDLKPKLERKEDDWYTKPKKKKKKKPFYQGVAKESPKKKKRR from the coding sequence GTGGAACAAAAACAAATGGAAGAAAAAATTATTAATCTATTAACTGAAACGCCGAATAAAACATTCGCGTTAGAAGATTTAGAAATAGAAATAGCTTTAAACAATGCAGATGATTTTAAATTAATGGTCAAATCTTTAGTAAAACTGGAAGATTCCGGAACTATTGTCCGCTCAAGGAAGAATCGTTATGCCCTACCTGAAAAAATGGATTTAGTAAAAGGAACATTCCGTGCCCATGAACGTGGTTTTGGCTTTGTTCTCCCAGAAGAGAAAGAACTGGACGATATTTTTATTCCACCTAATGAAGTAAAAGATGCCATGAATGGAGACCTCGTTTTTGCGACAATTACAAAACGCAAAGGGGACAATTTGGCAGAAGGAACTATTAAAAAAATCGTTGAACGAAAAACGACACAAATTGTCGGAACTTATATGGAAGATTTAACAGGCACGCCAATCGTAATACCTGATGATAAGCGACTTTTTGGTGAAGTAGAGATTGACTTAGAAGATGGTTTAAAACCAGTAGATGGACATAAAGTGATTGTTGAATTAACTGAATATGCAACTGGAAATGCTCGTGCTAGAGGTGTTGTGAAGTCGATTATTGGACATCGTAACGATCCTGGAGTGGATATTTTATCGATTATTCATAAACATGGTATTTCCATCGCTTTCCCAGAAGAAGTTATGGAGCAAGTGAGTAAGGCTCCTGATGTTGTGGATAGCTCTGATATAGGCAACCGTCGTGATTTACGTGATCAAGTCATTATTACGATTGACGGAGCGGATGCCAAAGATTTAGATGATGCGGTAACAGTACAACAATTACCAAATGGCAACTGGAAATTGGGTGTTCATATTGCAGATGTAACGCATTATGTTACAGAAGGCTCACCACTGGATATTGAAGCTCAGGACCGTGGAACGAGTGTTTACTTGGTTGACCGAGTAATTCCGATGTTGCCACACAAATTATCCAATGGTATCTGCTCGCTTAATCCGCAAGTAGACCGTTTTACAATGAGTTGTGAAATGGAAATTGATGCAGATGGTCACGTAGTTAAGCATGAAATTTTTGAAAGTATCATTAAAACAACAGAACGAATGACCTATACGGATGTAAATGATATTTTAGTTGAAAAAGATGAAGCTTTACGCGAAAAGTATGCAGCTATCGTTCCAATGCTTGAAGCAATGCAAAATTTAGCAGAAATACTTCGAACTAAACGAGAAAAACGTGGTGCGATTGATTTTGATTTTAAAGAAGCTCGTGTGGTAGTTGATGAAGATGGACATCCAGAAGCTGTTGTAATGCGTGAACGTTCTGCTGGGGAGCATCTGATTGAAGAATTTATGCTTGCGGCAAACGAAACAGTGGCAGAACATTTCCACTGGATGGATGTACCATTTATTTATCGTATTCATGAAGATCCAAAAGAAGATAAACTAGCTCGTTTCTTTGAATTTATTACTAATTTCGGCTTAATTGTTAAAGGGACTGCTAATGATATTCATCCAGCAGCATTACAACAAGTGCTAGAAGAAGTAAAAGGTAAGCCAGAAGAAATGGTCGTTTCAACGGTGATGCTTCGTTCTATGCAACAAGCGAAATATGATACGGTAAGTGCGGGACATTTTGGTCTATCAACAGATTTTTATACGCATTTTACATCACCAATCAGACGTTACCCAGATTTGATTGTTCACAGGCTAATTAGAGAGTATTTAATTAACGGGGATGTTCGTCCAGAAACACTAGAAAAACGCGCTGAGGAGCTTCCTGAGATTGCTGAACACAGCTCGAAAATGGAACGCCGAGCAGTGGAAGCAGAACGTGAAACCGATGAACTCAAGAAAACCGAATTCATGGTTGATAAAGTTGGTGAACGTTTTATTGGTATCATCAGTTCTGTAACGAATTTTGGCTTATTTATTGAGCTGCCAACAACCATTGAAGGTTTAGTCCACGTTAGTGCAATGAAAGGTGATTACTTCAAATTCCACCAAAACCAATTAGCAATGATTGGTGAACGTACAGGTCAAATTTATCGTATTGGTGATGAAGTAGAAGTAGAAGTAACTAAAGTAGACGTAGACGCTCGCGAAATTGATTTTGCGCTTCGCAGTGAAGGTAAACCAGGTCCAGTTAGTGAAAAACAAAAACGTCAACGTGAAAAACCAATAGATAAAACGAGAAACATTAAGAGCGGTACAAAAAATAATCGTAATAAACGCCGAACTGGTGAATCAGAAGATCTGAAACCAAAATTAGAACGTAAAGAAGACGATTGGTATACTAAGCCGAAGAAGAAAAAGAAGAAAAAACCTTTTTACCAAGGTGTAGCAAAAGAAAGCCCGAAAAAGAAAAAACGTCGCTAG
- the smpB gene encoding SsrA-binding protein SmpB — protein sequence MPKGDGKLVAQNKKARHDYAIEETFEAGIVLQGTEIKSVRNARVNLKDSYARIDKGEIFLHNMHISPYEQGNRFNHDPLRTRKLLLHKKQISRLIGETKESGYSIVPLKMYIKDGYAKVLIGVARGKKKYDKRQDLKQKEAKRDIERAFKERQQ from the coding sequence ATGCCAAAAGGTGATGGTAAACTAGTCGCGCAAAATAAAAAAGCGCGCCACGATTACGCAATTGAAGAAACTTTTGAGGCTGGCATTGTCCTGCAAGGTACTGAAATTAAATCCGTTAGAAATGCGCGGGTAAACTTAAAAGATTCCTATGCACGTATTGATAAAGGGGAAATTTTCTTACACAATATGCACATTAGCCCATACGAACAAGGGAACCGCTTTAATCACGATCCACTTAGAACGCGCAAGTTACTGCTTCATAAAAAACAAATTAGCCGTTTAATTGGAGAAACAAAAGAGTCTGGTTATTCGATTGTTCCGCTAAAAATGTATATTAAAGATGGCTACGCAAAAGTCTTAATTGGAGTAGCTAGAGGTAAAAAGAAATACGATAAACGTCAAGATTTAAAACAAAAAGAAGCAAAACGTGATATTGAGCGTGCTTTCAAAGAACGCCAACAATAA
- the gpmI gene encoding 2,3-bisphosphoglycerate-independent phosphoglycerate mutase — translation MSKSPVAIIILDGFGKRAETVGNAVAQANKPNFDRYWANFPHGELKAAGLDVGLPEGQMGNSEVGHTNIGAGRIVYQSLTRIDKAIEEGEFQENKALNNAFTHTKENNSDLHLFGLLSDGGVHSHINHLVALLETAKDKGVKNVYIHAFLDGRDVAPQSSVEYLETLQKAISDLNYGAIATVSGRFYAMDRDKRWERVEKAYKAIVSAEGEKFEDPIELVKASYANDKNDEFVVPAIITKEGKPVATVKDNDAVIFFNFRPDRAIQLSNAFTDKEWDHFDRGENHPKNIKFVTMTLYNPSIVAEVAFEPIEMKNVIGEVLSNEGLAQLRIAETEKYPHVTFFMNGGRNEEFPGESRILINSPKVETYDLQPEMSAYEVTDALVEDIKNDKHDAIILNFANPDMVGHSGMLEPTIKAIEAVDENLGRVVDLILEKGGSAIIFADHGNSETMSTPEGKPHTAHTTVPVPVIVTKKGVTLREGGRLADVAPTMLDLLGVKKPAEMTGESLIQK, via the coding sequence ATGAGTAAATCACCTGTAGCAATTATTATCCTCGATGGTTTTGGTAAACGTGCAGAAACAGTAGGTAATGCTGTAGCTCAAGCGAACAAACCAAATTTTGACCGTTATTGGGCTAATTTTCCTCACGGGGAACTTAAAGCTGCTGGACTTGACGTTGGTCTTCCGGAAGGTCAAATGGGTAACTCCGAAGTTGGCCATACAAACATCGGAGCTGGACGTATTGTCTACCAAAGCTTAACACGTATTGATAAAGCAATTGAAGAAGGCGAATTCCAAGAGAATAAAGCCCTAAACAATGCTTTTACCCATACAAAAGAAAACAATTCGGACCTACATTTGTTTGGCTTACTTTCAGACGGCGGTGTGCACAGTCATATTAATCACCTCGTTGCACTACTTGAAACAGCCAAAGACAAAGGCGTGAAAAACGTTTACATCCATGCATTCCTTGATGGACGTGACGTGGCTCCACAATCTTCTGTAGAGTATTTAGAAACATTACAAAAAGCCATTAGTGATTTAAACTATGGCGCGATTGCAACTGTTTCTGGCCGCTTCTATGCAATGGATCGTGACAAACGCTGGGAACGTGTTGAAAAAGCATATAAAGCAATCGTAAGCGCTGAAGGTGAAAAATTTGAAGATCCAATCGAACTTGTCAAAGCTTCTTACGCTAATGACAAAAATGATGAATTCGTTGTTCCAGCTATCATTACTAAAGAGGGCAAACCTGTTGCAACAGTAAAAGACAACGATGCAGTTATTTTCTTCAATTTCCGTCCTGACCGAGCGATTCAACTTTCTAACGCGTTCACTGATAAAGAATGGGACCATTTCGACCGTGGTGAAAATCACCCTAAAAACATCAAGTTCGTTACAATGACTCTTTACAACCCAAGCATTGTTGCAGAAGTTGCATTTGAGCCAATTGAAATGAAAAATGTAATTGGTGAAGTACTTTCTAATGAAGGTCTTGCGCAACTGCGTATTGCTGAAACAGAAAAATACCCACATGTTACCTTCTTTATGAATGGTGGACGAAATGAAGAATTCCCTGGTGAAAGCCGAATTCTCATCAACTCGCCAAAAGTAGAAACATACGATTTGCAACCTGAAATGAGCGCGTATGAAGTAACAGACGCACTTGTGGAAGACATCAAAAACGACAAACACGATGCCATTATCTTAAACTTTGCAAACCCAGACATGGTTGGACACTCAGGTATGCTTGAGCCAACTATTAAGGCAATCGAAGCAGTAGATGAAAACCTTGGCCGTGTAGTAGACCTTATTTTAGAAAAAGGTGGATCAGCGATTATTTTTGCCGACCATGGTAATTCTGAAACAATGTCTACTCCTGAAGGAAAGCCACATACAGCACACACTACCGTTCCAGTTCCTGTAATTGTAACGAAAAAAGGTGTAACGCTTCGTGAAGGTGGTCGTCTGGCTGACGTTGCGCCAACTATGCTTGACTTGCTTGGCGTTAAAAAACCTGCCGAAATGACAGGCGAAAGTTTAATTCAAAAATAA
- a CDS encoding alpha/beta fold hydrolase has product MIAKINGINLFYKIVGEGEPVLLIHGNGQSHRAMKQITDDLALDHMVIAVDSRGHGKSDAGTTPLDFEIMALDMLSLLDYLKIDKYKVVGYSDGGIISLVMGKMQPSRQIASVVIGTNYHVNQIRFLPDLFCRVAYGAACVFAPFSRFFDRMKRQLALTIYHPHMSEADLERISAPLLAVIGEFDMISSEDTQKMIHSVQCGEMEIINNGTHFLPRQNPKQLLQLIHNFFAGLNAKIHN; this is encoded by the coding sequence ATGATTGCAAAAATCAACGGAATTAACTTATTTTATAAAATTGTAGGAGAAGGCGAACCGGTTCTTTTGATTCATGGAAATGGTCAAAGTCACCGTGCGATGAAGCAGATAACAGATGACTTAGCGCTCGATCATATGGTGATAGCAGTAGATAGCCGAGGTCATGGTAAAAGTGATGCTGGAACTACACCGCTAGATTTTGAAATAATGGCATTAGATATGCTCTCGCTACTTGATTATTTAAAAATCGATAAATATAAAGTTGTTGGCTATAGCGATGGTGGGATTATTTCTCTAGTAATGGGGAAAATGCAGCCGAGTCGCCAAATTGCATCTGTTGTTATTGGAACAAATTATCATGTTAATCAAATTCGGTTCTTGCCAGATTTATTTTGCCGGGTTGCTTATGGAGCAGCATGCGTTTTTGCGCCATTTAGCCGTTTTTTCGATCGAATGAAACGCCAACTCGCCTTGACAATTTATCATCCGCATATGTCAGAGGCAGACTTAGAGAGAATTAGTGCGCCACTTTTAGCTGTAATAGGTGAATTTGATATGATTTCTTCGGAAGATACACAGAAAATGATTCATTCCGTTCAGTGTGGCGAGATGGAAATTATCAATAATGGAACGCATTTTTTACCGCGGCAAAATCCAAAGCAATTGTTACAATTAATTCATAATTTTTTCGCAGGTTTAAACGCAAAAATTCACAATTGA